The Catenuloplanes niger genome includes a window with the following:
- a CDS encoding SAM-dependent methyltransferase — protein sequence MTEDSGHPAHSTLDTSVPHSARIWNYWLGGKDHFEVDRAAGDEVIAHIPDIPIGAKSERQFLKRVVSFLVAEAGIRQFLDVGTGLPSADNTHEVAQSLDPRCRVLYIDNDPLVMAHARALLSSAPEGACDYVEADLREPGTILDAARRTLDFSQPVGLMLLGVVNHLMDDDVAYGAVAQLVRAMPAGSYLVLTHSTAEIHGEPMLRVMRETTERGGTPIRARTKAELERFFDGLELLEPGVVTCSRWRPEPGSGEPEVYLFGGVGRIG from the coding sequence ATGACCGAGGATTCGGGGCATCCCGCCCACTCCACACTGGACACGTCGGTTCCGCACTCGGCACGGATCTGGAACTACTGGCTCGGCGGCAAGGACCACTTCGAGGTCGACCGGGCCGCCGGCGACGAGGTGATCGCGCACATCCCGGACATCCCGATCGGGGCGAAGTCCGAGCGCCAGTTCCTCAAACGCGTGGTCAGCTTCCTGGTCGCCGAGGCCGGCATCCGCCAGTTCCTCGACGTCGGCACCGGCCTTCCCTCGGCGGACAACACGCACGAGGTCGCGCAGTCCCTCGACCCGCGCTGCCGGGTGCTCTACATCGACAACGACCCGCTGGTCATGGCGCACGCGCGGGCGCTGCTGAGCAGCGCACCCGAAGGCGCGTGCGACTACGTCGAGGCCGACCTGCGCGAGCCGGGGACGATCCTCGACGCCGCCCGCCGCACGCTCGACTTCTCCCAGCCCGTCGGGCTCATGCTGCTCGGCGTGGTCAACCACCTGATGGACGACGACGTGGCGTACGGTGCCGTCGCCCAGCTGGTGCGGGCCATGCCGGCCGGCAGCTACCTGGTGCTCACCCACTCCACCGCCGAGATCCACGGCGAGCCGATGCTGCGCGTCATGCGGGAGACCACCGAACGCGGCGGCACCCCGATCCGCGCCCGGACCAAGGCGGAGCTCGAACGCTTCTTCGACGGCCTGGAACTGCTCGAACCCGGCGTCGTGACCTGCTCCCGCTGGCGCCCCGAACCCGGCTCCGGCGAACCCGAGGTCTACCTCTTCGGCGGCGTCGGCCGGATCGGCTGA